The Rhodococcus sp. ABRD24 genome contains the following window.
GTCAGCGTGCTCACGCACCTTGCGAATCTGATGCGGGCCCGTGGATCCGGGCAGATTGTGGTGTTCTCGTCCGTTGCCGGCGTGCGGGTGCGCCGGGCCAATTACGTGTACGGCTCGGCGAAGGCCGGGTTGGACGGTTTCGCGTCCGGTCTCGGCGACGCGCTTCACGGCAGCGGGGTGCGGTTGCTGCTGGTACAGCCGGGTTTCGTGATCGGACGCATGACCGAGGGGATGAAGGCGGCGCCATTCCCGAGCACGCCGCAGCAGGTAGCGGACGCCGTGGTACGGGGCCTGCACAAGGGCAGCGATCGGGTGTGGGTGCCGGGTCTGCTGCGGCCGGTGTTCTTCGCGATGCGGCTGCTGCCGCAGTTCGTGTG
Protein-coding sequences here:
- a CDS encoding SDR family NAD(P)-dependent oxidoreductase, translating into MSDTEYAPGTVVLLGGRSEIGLEVAQRLAPGRVVVLAARRSAELESQSHTLLDAGAAAVHCVEFDADRVSEHSAVLSAIVEDYGPIGVAVLAFGMLGDQTRAEEDAAHALAVVHTDYVAQVSVLTHLANLMRARGSGQIVVFSSVAGVRVRRANYVYGSAKAGLDGFASGLGDALHGSGVRLLLVQPGFVIGRMTEGMKAAPFPSTPQQVADAVVRGLHKGSDRVWVPGLLRPVFFAMRLLPQFVWRRLPR